In Carya illinoinensis cultivar Pawnee chromosome 6, C.illinoinensisPawnee_v1, whole genome shotgun sequence, a single genomic region encodes these proteins:
- the LOC122314248 gene encoding ABC transporter F family member 4-like isoform X3 — protein MLCSVPSPGKSGTNWLDRLRSNKGFLTSADEDNVDNNLGVDHFLHNQNPSESTRSNSGFTQSDHERVANRAGHEGGHQQQEKLYNIMSNVLSELFFMDGDAHIKSSKLSGKKFPRKQAIPKSLTTSTISNTHLQQQKQEEVKSPACASKDDNGPRTALLNSDNSSKETKEGNVGEEEEERVEEEEEEDKGERELVGYSRSEVTVIDTSFGVWKSDKVVYRRKNMWKVRQKREKVRSFGRKKRKLGSGVRDYDNGDDENFGGVMKKTKVSSSESVAALNQGQISQTDTKEDACKDKPDVLTQVPKKRQVHLLAA, from the exons ATGCTCTGCTCGGTTCCCTCTCCCGGAAAGTCCGGTACGAATTGGCTCGACCGGCTTCGGTCCAACAAGGGCTTCCTGACCTCTGCCGACGAAGACAATGTTGATAACAACCTCGGCGTCGACCACTTCCTCCATAACCAAAACCCTAGCGAGTCGACCCGCTCCAACTCCGGCTTTACTCAGTCCGACCACGAACGAGTAGCTAATCGGGCAGGGCACGAAGGCGGACATCAACAGCAAGAAAAACTGTACAATATCATGAGCAATGTCCTCTCCGAGCTATTCTTTATGGACGGTGATGCCCACATCAAAAGCTCCAAACTTTCCGGGAAAAAGTTTCCCAGGAAACAAGCAATCCCCAAATCTCTAACCACCTCAACCATCAGTAATACGCATCTCCAACAACAGAAACAAGAAGAAGTGAAGAGTCCCGCTTGTGCCTCGAAAGACGATAATGGCCCGCGAACAGCGTTGTTAAATTCAGATAACAGTTCGAAGGAAACGAAAGAAGGGAacgtgggagaggaggaagaggagagggtggaggaggaggaggaggaggataaGGGGGAGAGAGAACTAGTTGGATATTCGAGAAGTGAGGTGACGGTGATCGATACGAGTTTCGGGGTGTGGAAGAGTGACAAGGTGGTGTATAGGAGAAAGAACATGTGGAAGGTTAGgcagaagagagagaaagtgaggaGCTTTGGtaggaagaagaggaaattagGGAGTGGTGTTCGTGACTATGATAACGGTGACGatgaaaattttggtggggtgaTGAAGAAAACCAAGGTTTCGAGCTCGGAGTCTGTAGCGGCTTTGAATCAA GGACAGATTTCTCAGACAGACACAAAGGAAGATGCTTGTAAAGACAAACCTGATGTTCTTACTCAAGTCCCTAAAAAGAGGCAAGTGCACTTGCTAGCTGCGTAA
- the LOC122314248 gene encoding ABC transporter F family member 4-like isoform X2 yields the protein MLCSVPSPGKSGTNWLDRLRSNKGFLTSADEDNVDNNLGVDHFLHNQNPSESTRSNSGFTQSDHERVANRAGHEGGHQQQEKLYNIMSNVLSELFFMDGDAHIKSSKLSGKKFPRKQAIPKSLTTSTISNTHLQQQKQEEVKSPACASKDDNGPRTALLNSDNSSKETKEGNVGEEEEERVEEEEEEDKGERELVGYSRSEVTVIDTSFGVWKSDKVVYRRKNMWKVRQKREKVRSFGRKKRKLGSGVRDYDNGDDENFGGVMKKTKVSSSESVAALNQGQISQTDTKEDACKDKPDVLTQVPKKRFHFSRSPRKSRKGGSPVILIKGIPTSKKQDEKPLRTCHKDAERKFRGLINML from the exons ATGCTCTGCTCGGTTCCCTCTCCCGGAAAGTCCGGTACGAATTGGCTCGACCGGCTTCGGTCCAACAAGGGCTTCCTGACCTCTGCCGACGAAGACAATGTTGATAACAACCTCGGCGTCGACCACTTCCTCCATAACCAAAACCCTAGCGAGTCGACCCGCTCCAACTCCGGCTTTACTCAGTCCGACCACGAACGAGTAGCTAATCGGGCAGGGCACGAAGGCGGACATCAACAGCAAGAAAAACTGTACAATATCATGAGCAATGTCCTCTCCGAGCTATTCTTTATGGACGGTGATGCCCACATCAAAAGCTCCAAACTTTCCGGGAAAAAGTTTCCCAGGAAACAAGCAATCCCCAAATCTCTAACCACCTCAACCATCAGTAATACGCATCTCCAACAACAGAAACAAGAAGAAGTGAAGAGTCCCGCTTGTGCCTCGAAAGACGATAATGGCCCGCGAACAGCGTTGTTAAATTCAGATAACAGTTCGAAGGAAACGAAAGAAGGGAacgtgggagaggaggaagaggagagggtggaggaggaggaggaggaggataaGGGGGAGAGAGAACTAGTTGGATATTCGAGAAGTGAGGTGACGGTGATCGATACGAGTTTCGGGGTGTGGAAGAGTGACAAGGTGGTGTATAGGAGAAAGAACATGTGGAAGGTTAGgcagaagagagagaaagtgaggaGCTTTGGtaggaagaagaggaaattagGGAGTGGTGTTCGTGACTATGATAACGGTGACGatgaaaattttggtggggtgaTGAAGAAAACCAAGGTTTCGAGCTCGGAGTCTGTAGCGGCTTTGAATCAA GGACAGATTTCTCAGACAGACACAAAGGAAGATGCTTGTAAAGACAAACCTGATGTTCTTACTCAAGTCCCTAAAAAGAG GTTTCATTTTTCCAGATCACCCAGAAAATCAAGAAAGGGAGGCTCACCAGTTATCCTTATTAAAGGAATTCCTACGAGCAAGAAACAAGATGAAAAGCCTCTTAGAACGTGTCACAAAGATGCCGAAAGAAAATTCAGAGGCCTGATTAATATGctataa
- the LOC122314481 gene encoding transcription termination factor MTERF8, chloroplastic, producing the protein MDALLTLSANPFPSSSSSSFTLFPHPLFLPTTVRFSLASLSAFHPHECLFLLKLSKASRIEHKRVFLPVGLRPTKQISVLCSGINSTANLHGDTRFLFPLFGEIGIKEKETELLLEKNPAIALTSLDSLRARVHSLQSVGIDSLALSYLITKCPTVLTAEEIGPFLCFVCDELESKIEPAQLKRILTNTDPRFLVGFDQKVKLLLNRGVSCEKIAFVLNNVNLTKALCHRPVEEIDRSIAFLGRFGGIDLIVKRPVILNYDLDSELIPRVRFLVELSGGDKDATGNVLRKFPMILSYSVKHMEGHIEFLKSFAGLNTHEIFKILLVFPSLVTASRERKLRPRIEFLKQCGLETDDIFKFLIKAPLFLGLSFDNIEYKLVFLLKIGYKYRTRDMAVAMGSVTRTSCENLQKVIGLFLNYGFSCADIVAMSMRHPQVLQYNHNSLEEKVEYLVEGMGREVGELLAFPAFLGYRLDERIKARYEARKKIVGGGMSLNKLLTVSTERFLRKKKGTKLLHMIEDLNGNGG; encoded by the exons ATGGATGCTCTACTCACTCTGTCCGCAAACCCttttccctcttcttcttcttcgtcttttaCTCTATTTCCGCACCCGTTGTTCCTTCCCACAACTGTTCGATTCTCACTCGCTTCACTTTCAGCTTTCCACCCCCATGAATGCTTGTTTCTCTTAAAGCTCAGTAAAGCCTCCAGAATCGAACACAAACGGGTATTTCTCCCCGTGGGCCTTCGACCCACTAAACAGATCTCAGTCCTATGCAGTGGCATCAACTCGACCGCCAATCTTCACGGTGATACGA GGTTTCTCTTTCCTTTATTCGGAGAAATTggaatcaaagaaaaagaaaccgaATTGCTTTTGGAAAAGAACCCAGCTATTGCATTGACATCTTTGGATTCATTACGTGCTCGGGTTCATTCTTTACAATCAGTTGGGATTGATAGCCTTGCACTTTCTTACTTAATTACGAAATGCCCTACTGTGTTAACAGCTGAGGAAATTGGCCCATTTCTATGTTTTGTGTGTGATGAATTGGAGTCTAAGATTGAGCCTGCACAGCTCAAGCGCATTTTGACTAACACGGATCCAAGATTCTTGGTTGGTTTTGATCAAAAGGTTAAACTGCTTCTTAATCGGGGAGTTTCGTGTGAAAAGATTGCTTTTGTACtcaacaatgttaatttaaccAAGGCGTTATGTCATAGGCCAGTCGAAGAAATTGATAGGAGTATTGCCTTTTTGGGCCGCTTTGGTGGCATTGATTTGATTGTAAAGCGACCGGTGATTCTCAATTATGATTTGGACAGTGAGTTGATACCGAGAGTCAGGTTTCTCGTGGAGCTTAGTGGGGGAGATAAGGATGCCACAGGGAACGTGCTGCGGAAGTTTCCTATGATTTTGAGTTATAGTGTGAAGCATATGGAGGGCCATATAGAGTTCTTGAAGTCTTTTGCTGGCCTAAATACTCATGAAATCTTCAAGATTCTTCTTGTGTTTCCGAGTCTAGTTACTGCCAGCAGGGAGAGAAAATTGCGTCCTAGAATAGAGTTTCTCAAGCAATGTGGGTTAGAAACCGATGATATTTTCAAGTTCTTGATCAAAGCTCCCTTGTTTCTAGGCTTGTCATTTGATAACATTGAGTATAAACTTGTGTTTTTACTGAAGATCGGGTATAAATATAGAACGAGGGACATGGCAGTGGCAATGGGATCTGTAACCAGAACAAGCTGTGAGAATTTGCAAAAGGTAATTGGGTTATTCCTGAATTATGGGTTTTCATGTGCTGACATTGTGGCCATGAGCATGAGGCATCCACAGGTACTGCAATACAATCATAATTCTTTGGAGGAGAAGGTGGAGTACTTGGTAGAGGGTATGGGTCGTGAAGTTGGAGAGTTATTGGCTTTTCCTGCATTCCTTGGTTACAGGCTTGATGAGAGAATCAAGGCTAGATATGAGGCAAGGAAAAAGATTGTTGGAGGTGGAATGTCGCTGAATAAGCTGTTAACTGTTTCGACTGAGAGATtcttgagaaagaagaaagggaCAAAGCTATTACACATGATTGAGGATCTGAATGGCAATGGAGGTTAG
- the LOC122314248 gene encoding ABC transporter F family member 4-like isoform X1 produces MLCSVPSPGKSGTNWLDRLRSNKGFLTSADEDNVDNNLGVDHFLHNQNPSESTRSNSGFTQSDHERVANRAGHEGGHQQQEKLYNIMSNVLSELFFMDGDAHIKSSKLSGKKFPRKQAIPKSLTTSTISNTHLQQQKQEEVKSPACASKDDNGPRTALLNSDNSSKETKEGNVGEEEEERVEEEEEEDKGERELVGYSRSEVTVIDTSFGVWKSDKVVYRRKNMWKVRQKREKVRSFGRKKRKLGSGVRDYDNGDDENFGGVMKKTKVSSSESVAALNQGQISQTDTKEDACKDKPDVLTQVPKKRQVHLLAAFHFSRSPRKSRKGGSPVILIKGIPTSKKQDEKPLRTCHKDAERKFRGLINML; encoded by the exons ATGCTCTGCTCGGTTCCCTCTCCCGGAAAGTCCGGTACGAATTGGCTCGACCGGCTTCGGTCCAACAAGGGCTTCCTGACCTCTGCCGACGAAGACAATGTTGATAACAACCTCGGCGTCGACCACTTCCTCCATAACCAAAACCCTAGCGAGTCGACCCGCTCCAACTCCGGCTTTACTCAGTCCGACCACGAACGAGTAGCTAATCGGGCAGGGCACGAAGGCGGACATCAACAGCAAGAAAAACTGTACAATATCATGAGCAATGTCCTCTCCGAGCTATTCTTTATGGACGGTGATGCCCACATCAAAAGCTCCAAACTTTCCGGGAAAAAGTTTCCCAGGAAACAAGCAATCCCCAAATCTCTAACCACCTCAACCATCAGTAATACGCATCTCCAACAACAGAAACAAGAAGAAGTGAAGAGTCCCGCTTGTGCCTCGAAAGACGATAATGGCCCGCGAACAGCGTTGTTAAATTCAGATAACAGTTCGAAGGAAACGAAAGAAGGGAacgtgggagaggaggaagaggagagggtggaggaggaggaggaggaggataaGGGGGAGAGAGAACTAGTTGGATATTCGAGAAGTGAGGTGACGGTGATCGATACGAGTTTCGGGGTGTGGAAGAGTGACAAGGTGGTGTATAGGAGAAAGAACATGTGGAAGGTTAGgcagaagagagagaaagtgaggaGCTTTGGtaggaagaagaggaaattagGGAGTGGTGTTCGTGACTATGATAACGGTGACGatgaaaattttggtggggtgaTGAAGAAAACCAAGGTTTCGAGCTCGGAGTCTGTAGCGGCTTTGAATCAA GGACAGATTTCTCAGACAGACACAAAGGAAGATGCTTGTAAAGACAAACCTGATGTTCTTACTCAAGTCCCTAAAAAGAGGCAAGTGCACTTGCTAGCTGC GTTTCATTTTTCCAGATCACCCAGAAAATCAAGAAAGGGAGGCTCACCAGTTATCCTTATTAAAGGAATTCCTACGAGCAAGAAACAAGATGAAAAGCCTCTTAGAACGTGTCACAAAGATGCCGAAAGAAAATTCAGAGGCCTGATTAATATGctataa